From the genome of Maniola jurtina chromosome 26, ilManJurt1.1, whole genome shotgun sequence:
ACAATGATCATTTTTATAGCTTCTCAAGGATTAAAATCGAATGAACTTTTATGAAAAATAAGCTTATCTCTGATAAGAGTGATAAGCGATAAAATATTATCAGATTACAGTCCTATGGCAAAATGAAAAATCTAATCTTTCATTTTTGAATTATAAATTTTGGTTTTCCTATatttggagttttttttaaaaataaacttggaTTTTGGAAAATTGGCTTGTACAGGAAAAGAACCTTTATTTTGTTACCCAAGTCGACAGTGGCGCCGCGGGCAGTCATCGAACCGAACTAATTTAATGTCCATTTTTGTGATGGCGGCTGATATTTATAGATCGTAAGGGTGTTGTtagttttcaataataaatgttttaaaatggaGGAGACAAAGGTTATTTATTACATAGACGACGAGGAGACGCCGTACTTAGTGAAAATACCGATATCTCCCGAGAAAGTGACGTTGTtggactttaaaaatcaattgaACAGGCCTAACTACaagttttttttcaaatccaTGGACGATGATTTCGGTGTTGTTAAAGAGGAAATAGTGGACGATAACGCTCATCTGCCGTGTTTTAACGGTCGTGTGGTGTCGTGGCTGGTGTCCGCGGAAGGCTCCAACCCGTCGGACGGGGCTTCGCAGTGTACTGACAGTAACGCTGGGAAGACGAAGCAAAACGTACATGGGGCTCCTACAGTGCCCTTAACGAGGGACACCTGTACCGATACAGACAGTACGATAAGCTCCCGGCCCGGTCACAGGGCTTCGTGTGACAAATACAAATACCGAGGTCTCAGAATAAACGGACACTCCAAATATGGCAACCATGGTTTAGAATACGAAACTGCATCAGTGTTATCCTCGGATCTAGACTCTACAAGTCTATTTGACAGCCAATCAGAGATCACCACCACTACGGGGAGACATACAAATGCATCTGTAGACCGAGCGTTAACAGAATGCAGTAGTGTCTCACACTTGCAAGTTAGTTCACGCAAGAGACCTCAAAGGAGAAGAAAAAGGCCTCAAGTTATGTCTCGAACGTCGTCTTATTCTTCAATCACTGATTCCACCATGTCTATGCATATTATAACTGTTACTTTGAATATGGATACTGTGAATTTTCTTGGTATTTCAATAGTTGGTCAGTCGAATAAGGGTGGTGATGGGGGGATTTATGTGGGGAGTATAATGAAGGGTGGAGCTGTGGCTTTGGACGGCAGGATTGAACCTGGGGACATGATTTTGCAGGTAAAGCTGTTGTTTTACTCATTTGTAGCGTGTTTAGTCCTAATCTGCtaatatggaacacccttccggcatcagttttccctctcCCCTTTTAATATATAGCCTCAATAGTTTAacaatagcctcaatagctcaacagttataggaagggactgaattccgaaaggtcggcggttcaaaccccagccgttgcactattgttgtacccactcctagcacaagctttacgcttagttggaggggaaaggggaatgttagtcatgattaaaatggctaatattcttttttttttttaaaaaaaagaaaagaatatctttatgtcaagagtgaatagacatgttctaggcaagtgcgctccatcttaggcttcATTTTCAATGACCAGCACTcatcaggtctgattgcagccaagtgctagtctataaattaaaaaaaaaaaaaccacaattattataaactcaAAGGTGGTCTGGTCTGTcttttaccttttcatggcccatgtGTTTAGCCAATGTTGAAAATATTTGGTACGTATAATGTACATAGTAAAAGCTAATTGGCACTGGCTCCAAAAAAATCAGACAAATCTTTATAATGTACttactactactaatattacTTGTATACaaggcataatattgtatatcaaatctttgaaaagagcaaccgccgagtttcttgctggttcttctcagtaggaaaggcgttccgaaccagtggtagatgctttggacgattcaaaagaacttgtaaaagtctaattgaataaaaataatttgaatgaaACCACACAGGTGCAATGTATATACCTAAtcacagaattttttttttttttaattttcaaagtaagataactataccaagtggggtatcatatgaaagggctttacctgtacattctaaaacagattttcatttatttttaagcatagtttttgatttatcatgcaaaatgtctgaaaaaatacctgagtacagaaccctcggtcggtctgactcacacttggtcagtttttccctttacttattGTAGTAGTCATTGTAGAGATGAAATGTATTTATGTCATGTAGGAACTTGTACCATTTATGATATGTCAGGACTATACCACCGGTTTTTAAAGCAAACTAGCTGacacccacgacttcgtcctcgtggatagGTTTacaggttttccgaaatcccataggaactttgatttttcggcataaaaagtggcctatatgctaatccaggatattatctatctccattccaaatttcagccaaatctgatcagtagttattgcgtgcaagagtaacaaacatacacacaaactttcgcctctataatattagtgtgaagtgtagaatagaatagaatagaatagaattgaatagatttttattcaaataaacttttacaagtgcttttgaatcatcaaataatttaccactggttcggaatgccgttcctaccgagaagaaccagcaagaaactcggtggttagTATGATTCCAATAATTTTAATTCCACCTCCCTTTCCAGGTTAATGACGTAAATTTCGAAGATATGACCAACGATGAAGCCGTGAGGGTACTCCGCGAGGTGGTCCAGAAACCGGGCCCCATCAAGCTGGTGGTGGCCAAGTGCTGGGACCCCAACCCTAAGGGTTACTTCACCATCCCACGCACAGAACCCGTCAGGCCTATTGACCCTGGTGGGTATTTGATACCCCTTCTGGTTTCATTTAAAGTTGAACTTATcacacactagctgatgcccgccactttgtttttataacaagtgtaaattaaaaattttcaacacccccgacaaatcattttcaaataaataattatgtatatctaggcaacttccatcttgacagcttgacatttgtcaattgacacttgaatattatgaacctaacggttatctaaccttcttttctacaagaaaactagaaaatagctgataacttttaaacggctgaaccaatttttttggattatagctaagaacactcttgatcaagccaccttttaaacaaaaaaaagtaaattaaaatcggttcattcgtttaggcgctacgatgccacagacagatacacagacacacggatacacagatacacacgtcaaacttataacacccctctttttgggtcgggggttaaaaaatagcctatgtgttattccagggtataatctatctccattccgaatttcatccaaatcagttcagctgtttttgcttgattgagtaacaaacaaccaaatatccacactttcacatttataatattactagctgacgcccgcggcttcgtccgcgtggatttaggtttttcgaactcccgtgggaactttgatttttcgggaaaaaagtagcctatgtgttaatccaggatattatttatctccattctgaatttcagccgaaggagtaacaaacatacacacacacacacatacaaactttcgcctttataatattagtgtgatccacactttcacatttataatattactagaggatgcctgcggcttcgtctgcgtggatttacatttttcaaaatcccgcgggaactctttgattttccgggataaaaagtagcctatgtgttaatccagggtataatctatctccattccaaaaaattccagattatagggggtcttaggcagtactccataatccgacaaattcgatagtccgacaatgtcctgcaaaatgtttgtcggattaccgagGGTTCACTGTAATGTCTGATTTGATCTGAACCAACTTTGGTTATTTCTTTCCAGGTGCATGGGTAGCTCACACCCAGGCTCTCCGTGAAGCATATCCACCTCCTCCCCTGTCTACCCTGCCAGCTGCCTCCATACCAGAGCGAGGGTCAGATGCCGGGTCCTTGCCAGCCGAACCCACCCTGGCTATTGGCATGGACATGGCGCGGATTGTGAGAGCCATGCTCAGCCCTGACTCTGGTGAGTAGAGCCCCGTCCACCCTGCCAGTGGCTTACATGCCAGAGCGAGGCTTAGACGCCGGCTCCTTGCCAGCCGAACCCACCCTGgcttttgtctgtctgtctgtctgcctgtttgtaGCAGGtaacagccctttcatatgatacccaattTGGTATAgctattatcttactttgaaaatactatttatttgtacatgaacaactttcaatttttttggtgatgtaaccacaaattcacggttttcggattttccaccttttattgtgctataagacctacctacctgccaaatttcatgattctaggtcaacggaaagtatcctataggttttcttgacagacagacagatgacaaagtgaccctataagggttcccttttaccttttgaggtaagaAATTCCTAATTAaatagaaatttccttgaagttaagttaaaaaaactaaCGTTCCGTAagcgtagcgcgtaccattgcgttgtaatgtatggaactgtatgaaacatggcacaccgcttgcgtaaatcGTGGACGTGTGCGTGACCCGGCGTGTTAGGTGTTTACGCGCGTGACTACGcatgtgtcacgtgtacgcaattggtatgaatcggccttaaatgaTAGAAACTGTCTTGTGTTGCGTAGGTTTGGAGATCCGCGACCGAATGTG
Proteins encoded in this window:
- the LOC123878787 gene encoding segment polarity protein dishevelled homolog DVL-3; its protein translation is MEETKVIYYIDDEETPYLVKIPISPEKVTLLDFKNQLNRPNYKFFFKSMDDDFGVVKEEIVDDNAHLPCFNGRVVSWLVSAEGSNPSDGASQCTDSNAGKTKQNVHGAPTVPLTRDTCTDTDSTISSRPGHRASCDKYKYRGLRINGHSKYGNHGLEYETASVLSSDLDSTSLFDSQSEITTTTGRHTNASVDRALTECSSVSHLQVSSRKRPQRRRKRPQVMSRTSSYSSITDSTMSMHIITVTLNMDTVNFLGISIVGQSNKGGDGGIYVGSIMKGGAVALDGRIEPGDMILQVNDVNFEDMTNDEAVRVLREVVQKPGPIKLVVAKCWDPNPKGYFTIPRTEPVRPIDPGAWVAHTQALREAYPPPPLSTLPAASIPERGSDAGSLPAEPTLAIGMDMARIVRAMLSPDSGLEIRDRMWLKITIPNAFIGADVVDWILQHVAGIADRRDARKYASHMLKAGFIRHTVNKITFSEQCYYVAGELCADMAALRLRSADQDSLASDTLAPLPNPNMMGPGYMPYAGSYGYQPIPFKYSSCVTSEHTIYGYNREESVLSGSGGSSAGSDHLTAKEPAAATRENEVKSTSSGSGASAAADGGGGGARRSHSHSSGSDRATDRPVLFL